Proteins from a genomic interval of Leptospira kanakyensis:
- a CDS encoding STAS domain-containing protein, with amino-acid sequence MFQYEIKRENQKANVLLEGSLSLRDTPKLKADIKTLIDTPEIQELVFDFKNLSYLDSSGIGILLHTYSWTKEKNKLVRIIHLSEEVRTIFTVANLLDIFQLKEET; translated from the coding sequence ATGTTTCAGTATGAAATCAAACGTGAGAATCAAAAGGCCAATGTCCTCCTGGAAGGATCCTTGTCCCTTCGAGACACACCCAAACTGAAAGCAGATATCAAAACCTTAATTGACACACCTGAAATTCAGGAACTAGTTTTCGATTTTAAAAATTTGAGTTATCTAGACTCTTCGGGTATTGGAATCCTTCTCCATACCTATAGTTGGACCAAAGAAAAAAACAAACTGGTTCGCATCATCCATCTTTCGGAAGAAGTACGAACCATATTTACTGTTGCCAACCTACTGGATATATTCCAATTAAAAGAAGAAACCTAA
- a CDS encoding CDP-alcohol phosphatidyltransferase family protein, whose product MKLKLTWIPNTLTLGNLTLGFVSMLLVAETNPSQSNSHELYTLAGVFIILAALFDGFDGMAARALNCTSELGADLDSLADLTTFGIAPGFLSYKMFFYDIKLDIFDKPDYFPLGMFIAALYPICAAYRLARFNVAHDPKSFNGLPSPVAGVVIGIFPLVFSVSQVPVWTAVLFFVITALLMVSTLRYSKPQVAIRGLFSWKKLGISIIGLGLLLLAIGFYRWPYVMYGAVGFYVFSGIVSFLIQTIQDYRV is encoded by the coding sequence ATGAAACTAAAATTAACTTGGATTCCGAATACACTCACATTAGGGAACTTAACTTTAGGTTTTGTTTCGATGCTCCTTGTCGCAGAAACAAATCCCTCCCAATCCAACTCCCATGAACTTTACACTTTGGCAGGAGTGTTTATCATCTTGGCCGCGTTATTCGATGGTTTTGATGGGATGGCCGCACGTGCTCTTAACTGCACAAGTGAACTTGGGGCTGATTTGGATAGTCTTGCTGACCTTACTACCTTTGGGATTGCTCCTGGTTTTTTATCGTACAAAATGTTCTTTTACGATATCAAACTCGATATCTTTGACAAACCTGATTATTTTCCACTAGGGATGTTCATTGCGGCTCTTTATCCGATTTGTGCGGCTTATCGGTTGGCTCGTTTTAATGTAGCACATGATCCGAAATCTTTTAATGGACTTCCGTCTCCTGTGGCAGGGGTTGTGATTGGAATTTTCCCTCTTGTGTTTTCTGTATCCCAAGTCCCTGTTTGGACGGCGGTTCTATTTTTTGTCATTACGGCTCTTCTTATGGTTTCGACTCTTCGTTATAGCAAACCACAAGTGGCGATCCGAGGGCTTTTCTCTTGGAAAAAATTAGGGATTAGTATCATAGGGCTTGGTCTTTTGTTACTCGCCATTGGATTTTATAGATGGCCCTACGTGATGTATGGTGCTGTGGGATTTTATGTATTTTCTGGAATTGTTTCCTTTCTCATCCAAACCATCCAGGACTACCGGGTTTAG
- the tsaD gene encoding tRNA (adenosine(37)-N6)-threonylcarbamoyltransferase complex transferase subunit TsaD — protein MAYGLGIESSCDETSIAIVRDGKDLLSLKVYSQIDSHSPYRGVVPEIASRAHLEKINSLLAVAMDESGIEYSDLEYVAVTSYPGLVGSLMIGAQLARCISLVYGIPIVAVNHLEAHLAVIGLERDLPPFPWLGVLLSGGNSSIYLYKGFGDLQILADTRDDSLGEAFDKVSAVLNLPYPGGPYLEAKANVFIPAKGEGNPFPKLLKEDGEDLIRFSYSGLKTAVLYYLKAHSENPPVEKISYFFQKTAFELVTRNIRKAIAKTGIRTVVAAGGVLANETLRNQLEKEKERSGFDLFYPGKKIYCTDNGAMVACLGYHLWKQKSFVGLDFKVSPKRNFEQII, from the coding sequence ATGGCCTACGGGTTAGGAATCGAATCCAGTTGTGATGAAACTTCCATTGCCATCGTTCGCGATGGAAAGGATCTTCTTTCTTTAAAAGTCTATAGCCAAATCGATTCCCATTCTCCTTATCGGGGAGTGGTTCCTGAGATTGCTTCGAGAGCCCATTTAGAAAAAATCAATTCTCTACTTGCAGTAGCGATGGATGAATCAGGGATCGAATACTCTGATTTGGAGTATGTGGCTGTTACCAGTTATCCGGGGTTAGTTGGGTCTCTTATGATTGGGGCACAACTTGCTCGTTGTATTTCCCTTGTGTATGGAATTCCGATTGTAGCAGTCAATCATCTAGAAGCCCACTTGGCAGTGATTGGTTTGGAAAGGGATCTTCCTCCCTTTCCTTGGCTTGGGGTTCTTCTATCTGGAGGAAATTCGTCTATCTATCTCTACAAAGGATTTGGTGATTTGCAAATACTAGCCGACACAAGGGACGACTCGCTTGGAGAGGCCTTTGATAAGGTCAGTGCGGTTCTAAACCTTCCTTATCCCGGCGGCCCTTATTTAGAGGCAAAAGCAAATGTTTTCATTCCGGCCAAAGGAGAGGGGAATCCTTTTCCCAAACTTTTAAAAGAAGACGGGGAAGATCTCATTCGGTTTTCCTATAGCGGCCTGAAAACCGCTGTTCTATATTATCTCAAAGCCCACTCGGAAAATCCTCCGGTGGAAAAGATCTCTTACTTCTTTCAAAAAACTGCCTTTGAACTGGTCACTCGGAACATCCGGAAGGCCATAGCCAAAACGGGAATTCGAACGGTTGTGGCGGCAGGCGGAGTTCTTGCCAATGAAACCCTTAGGAACCAACTGGAAAAAGAAAAGGAAAGGTCAGGGTTCGACCTATTTTATCCTGGCAAAAAAATTTACTGCACAGATAACGGAGCGATGGTGGCATGTCTTGGATACCACCTTTGGAAACAAAAATCTTTTGTGGGGCTCGACTTTAAGGTTAGTCCCAAACGAAACTTTGAACAAATAATATGA
- a CDS encoding S41 family peptidase → MKISERLVWGSITACLVALVFFISSEKVKAISTDGEKYLQILHEVVSYIENDYVDPQEEKKIYTGAILGALQSLGDPHTRFLDTDEFGELQNETKGSFGGIGVEISFQENAFIIVAPIEGTPAWKAGLQPQDKIIEINGRSTKSVSLSESIGMMRGEVGSSISMKIERKGIKDPFVVNLVRELIQIRYVRSHYLPETETGYIKLVQFMGKETTAKEFASAVSAMKEAGAKKLVIDLRMNPGGLLDLAIDLADLFLPPEADIVSVKGRGGVLVKSYKADKKDKKFLEIPVAILVNGGSASASEILAGALKDNKRAIVVGTQSFGKGSVQSIFPLSGGTGVAITIQKYYTPSGVSIHGKGITPDYIVNPIAASEDEKYALEKLFKKNLIRPFLETHAEYNEVALNDFASLLKKENITISDSVTRVFLFNEMRAGTSNSKPRLDLDTQLAEAIRILK, encoded by the coding sequence ATTAAAATCTCTGAACGTTTGGTTTGGGGCAGTATAACTGCCTGTTTGGTGGCTCTTGTTTTTTTTATTAGTTCAGAAAAAGTAAAAGCAATTTCAACTGATGGGGAAAAATACTTACAGATTCTACATGAAGTAGTTTCCTATATTGAAAATGATTATGTAGACCCACAAGAAGAGAAAAAAATCTATACTGGTGCCATTCTTGGCGCCTTACAAAGTTTAGGTGATCCACATACAAGGTTTTTAGACACAGATGAATTTGGTGAATTACAAAATGAAACCAAAGGAAGTTTCGGTGGGATCGGTGTTGAGATTAGTTTCCAGGAAAATGCTTTTATCATAGTGGCTCCGATTGAAGGAACACCGGCTTGGAAGGCTGGTCTCCAACCCCAAGACAAAATCATCGAAATCAACGGCAGAAGCACAAAGTCTGTTTCTCTTTCAGAATCAATTGGAATGATGCGAGGAGAAGTGGGTTCTTCGATTTCTATGAAAATTGAAAGAAAAGGAATCAAAGATCCTTTTGTTGTGAACTTAGTCAGAGAACTCATCCAAATTCGATATGTAAGGTCGCATTACCTGCCAGAAACAGAAACCGGTTATATCAAACTGGTTCAGTTTATGGGAAAAGAAACCACCGCAAAAGAATTTGCTTCTGCGGTATCTGCTATGAAAGAAGCAGGGGCCAAAAAATTGGTCATCGATTTACGGATGAATCCTGGTGGGCTTTTGGATTTAGCCATTGACCTCGCCGATTTGTTTTTACCTCCCGAGGCGGACATTGTGTCAGTAAAAGGACGTGGTGGTGTTCTTGTAAAAAGTTATAAAGCAGATAAAAAAGATAAAAAGTTTTTAGAGATTCCCGTTGCCATTTTGGTAAATGGAGGATCCGCCAGTGCTTCTGAAATTTTAGCCGGTGCTTTAAAAGACAACAAACGTGCGATTGTTGTGGGAACCCAAAGTTTTGGGAAGGGGAGTGTTCAATCCATTTTCCCACTTTCCGGTGGGACAGGTGTTGCCATCACCATCCAAAAATACTACACTCCTTCTGGAGTTTCCATCCATGGAAAAGGGATCACACCGGATTATATCGTAAATCCTATTGCCGCTAGTGAAGATGAAAAATATGCTTTGGAAAAACTTTTTAAAAAGAATTTGATCCGACCATTTTTAGAAACACATGCGGAATACAACGAAGTGGCTCTGAATGATTTTGCGAGCTTACTTAAAAAAGAAAACATTACCATTTCTGATTCGGTAACTCGTGTATTTTTGTTCAATGAAATGAGGGCCGGTACTTCTAATTCCAAACCTAGATTGGATTTGGATACCCAACTTGCAGAAGCCATTCGTATTTTAAAATAA
- a CDS encoding LA_1448 family UV-C exposure upregulated protein, which produces MSKHLFFLPTFLLLSLLLSCAPKKQEIDTYDLKRVLERFAQNRIQTGLMADTKRPTPADSVLFEEACEVYRLSIPEAKEMLKKENKGLYESIYGNE; this is translated from the coding sequence ATGTCGAAACATCTCTTCTTTCTCCCAACATTTTTATTACTTTCACTTCTTCTCTCTTGCGCTCCCAAAAAACAAGAAATTGACACTTATGATCTCAAACGTGTATTGGAACGGTTTGCACAAAACCGAATCCAAACGGGTCTTATGGCAGATACCAAAAGGCCTACACCGGCAGACAGTGTTTTGTTTGAAGAGGCTTGCGAAGTATACCGGTTGTCCATCCCTGAAGCCAAAGAAATGTTAAAAAAAGAAAACAAAGGCCTATACGAGTCAATTTATGGAAATGAATAA
- the lexA gene encoding transcriptional repressor LexA — MKDLTEKQESVLQYITDTVREKGFPPTIREMGDQFGITAKGAYDHLKAIEKKGYIRTSKNQSRAIELLKGNAEEALLVRASGIPLLGQVAAGSPILAEENIEEYIAVPDGMAAKPGTFALRIKGDSMVEAGISDGDIAIIQKKDTARNGEIVVAMIENEATLKVFYKEADMIRLEPRNAKLKPIRTKKATIIGKLIGLYRIY; from the coding sequence ATGAAAGATCTCACGGAAAAACAAGAATCTGTCCTACAATACATAACGGACACAGTGCGCGAGAAGGGGTTTCCACCCACCATCCGTGAAATGGGAGATCAGTTTGGAATCACCGCCAAAGGTGCTTACGATCACTTGAAGGCGATTGAAAAAAAAGGTTACATTCGCACTTCAAAAAACCAAAGCCGAGCCATCGAACTTTTAAAAGGGAATGCCGAAGAAGCACTCCTGGTTCGGGCTTCTGGAATTCCTCTCCTTGGCCAAGTGGCTGCCGGTTCTCCAATTTTGGCAGAGGAAAATATTGAAGAATACATTGCCGTTCCCGATGGAATGGCCGCCAAACCGGGAACTTTTGCTCTTCGGATCAAGGGAGATTCCATGGTAGAAGCCGGAATTAGTGATGGTGACATCGCCATCATCCAAAAAAAAGATACGGCAAGAAATGGGGAAATTGTTGTGGCCATGATTGAAAACGAAGCCACTCTCAAGGTTTTTTACAAGGAAGCAGACATGATCCGTTTGGAACCGAGAAATGCAAAATTAAAACCCATTCGCACCAAAAAGGCTACCATAATCGGGAAACTAATCGGTCTTTACCGCATTTACTGA
- a CDS encoding efflux RND transporter periplasmic adaptor subunit produces the protein MKTEFNFKNIRSLSILVLVGSLAYFGYTKFFGAGKKTEALTDDKSKFVISQEIQKNHPFSLVYLEEKALEEELQLPGTVSYDMNSVAKVGSRVSGRIVQVFVKEGEHVKKSTALASIQSVELGTTEANYLKARARLEALKVQADRAKDLYERKVTSAKEYEMSLMDYKSVKAEMETSRNALENLGLNESEIANLEAGKYNSKNLYIRTPISGTVTEREAIIGQAVNARDNLFTVADLSVLWINLEVYEKDLASIRVGNEAKVIPIGSKDDSLKAVVSHVGDVIDPIKKTAEIRLEVRNSRGRLRPGQSVTATVVGAMVESSVNKAKVIPADCIHKIEGENFVFVRNTDGSFSAKKVGVGKTYDHWVEITSGVESGEAIVEEGSFVLKSEYLKL, from the coding sequence ATGAAAACAGAATTCAATTTTAAGAATATTAGATCTTTAAGTATCCTCGTTCTTGTAGGAAGTTTAGCTTATTTTGGGTATACTAAGTTTTTTGGGGCTGGTAAAAAAACAGAAGCATTGACTGATGATAAATCCAAATTTGTGATCTCTCAAGAAATTCAAAAAAACCATCCATTTTCCCTAGTATATTTGGAAGAAAAGGCTTTGGAAGAAGAACTTCAACTCCCGGGAACCGTATCTTATGATATGAACAGTGTGGCCAAAGTCGGATCTCGTGTGAGTGGACGAATTGTACAGGTGTTTGTAAAGGAAGGGGAACATGTTAAAAAAAGTACTGCCCTTGCTTCCATCCAATCAGTAGAACTAGGAACTACAGAAGCCAATTATCTAAAAGCAAGAGCAAGGCTCGAGGCTTTGAAAGTACAAGCAGACAGAGCTAAAGATTTGTATGAAAGAAAAGTGACCTCTGCCAAAGAATATGAAATGTCTCTTATGGATTACAAATCTGTAAAAGCAGAAATGGAAACATCACGTAATGCTTTGGAAAATCTTGGATTAAATGAATCAGAGATAGCAAACTTAGAAGCAGGGAAATACAATTCTAAAAACTTATACATTAGAACGCCAATTTCTGGAACTGTTACTGAAAGAGAAGCCATCATTGGCCAAGCTGTGAATGCTCGAGATAATCTTTTTACTGTCGCAGATTTGAGTGTATTATGGATCAATTTAGAAGTTTATGAAAAAGATTTAGCTTCCATTCGAGTGGGAAACGAAGCAAAGGTCATTCCGATTGGATCTAAAGATGATTCACTAAAAGCAGTGGTTTCTCATGTGGGAGATGTGATTGATCCCATTAAAAAAACTGCCGAAATTCGTTTGGAAGTAAGAAACTCTCGTGGAAGGCTTCGTCCCGGACAAAGCGTAACTGCAACTGTTGTGGGTGCGATGGTGGAATCATCGGTAAACAAAGCAAAGGTGATCCCTGCTGATTGTATTCACAAAATTGAAGGTGAAAATTTTGTTTTTGTTCGCAATACTGATGGATCTTTTTCTGCAAAAAAAGTGGGAGTAGGAAAAACTTATGACCACTGGGTAGAAATCACTTCTGGAGTGGAATCAGGGGAAGCCATTGTAGAAGAAGGAAGTTTTGTTTTAAAAAGTGAGTATTTAAAATTATAA
- a CDS encoding TolC family protein — protein sequence MKLINKLLILFLFGIHSYSVFPKEKAVYELHSKDELFFLGEDSRAQDSKEKWNLDELESFAVTSNPLYLREKQNIGMARGDIITASLYYNPIVNMQQQFMGASANAATGRAETSLIYNQPFDMSGVIPQREKVAKQEFLGTIASFRDFDRLFRLRLRQNFWTYLYVTEQINYQKEFLENYQDLLDLTKLRAEKGDISFLEYDRLALERVQIEREYRNARILRAQVVKNLRVLIGISDINSPLTIKGRLEFISTREFGIEINDFDIEERPDLVALKIRQQRERMNIELKKREIIPPLTLGVEFLNKGNENVTGVYAATALPLFDRKQGEILKSEESYKKLGFDVDAKRNEIISEISAAIKELQARESQLLDYQKMGLLEKNKEVQEKSRLAYIRGASNLVTFLEAEKNYLSVLRSYYEIIYLYYNALEGYKASIGKMDSSEF from the coding sequence ATGAAGTTAATAAACAAACTTTTGATTCTATTCCTTTTTGGAATTCATTCATATTCCGTTTTCCCAAAAGAAAAAGCAGTGTATGAACTCCATTCGAAAGATGAATTGTTTTTTCTTGGTGAAGATTCTCGTGCCCAAGATTCTAAAGAAAAATGGAATCTGGATGAATTGGAAAGTTTTGCTGTAACTAGTAACCCTTTGTATCTCCGTGAAAAACAAAACATTGGTATGGCAAGGGGAGATATCATTACTGCAAGTTTGTATTATAACCCAATTGTGAATATGCAACAGCAGTTTATGGGTGCTTCTGCCAACGCAGCAACCGGAAGGGCTGAAACTTCACTCATATATAACCAACCTTTTGATATGAGTGGGGTCATTCCACAAAGAGAGAAAGTCGCCAAACAAGAGTTTCTTGGAACAATTGCGAGTTTCCGCGACTTTGATCGTTTGTTTCGCCTTCGCCTTCGTCAGAACTTTTGGACTTATTTATACGTTACGGAACAGATCAACTACCAAAAGGAATTTTTGGAAAACTACCAAGACCTTTTGGATTTAACCAAACTCAGAGCGGAAAAGGGAGATATTTCCTTTTTGGAATATGACAGGCTTGCTCTGGAACGGGTTCAAATCGAAAGAGAGTATCGGAATGCAAGGATTCTTCGTGCCCAAGTGGTAAAGAACTTACGAGTTCTCATCGGAATCTCCGATATCAACTCTCCTTTGACCATCAAGGGAAGGCTTGAGTTTATTTCCACTCGTGAGTTTGGAATTGAAATCAACGATTTCGATATTGAAGAAAGACCTGATTTAGTAGCATTGAAAATTCGCCAACAAAGAGAGAGGATGAATATCGAATTGAAAAAACGAGAAATCATTCCTCCTTTAACCTTGGGAGTTGAATTTTTAAATAAAGGGAATGAGAATGTAACGGGTGTATATGCGGCGACTGCCCTTCCTTTGTTTGATCGAAAACAAGGGGAGATTTTAAAGTCAGAAGAATCTTATAAAAAATTAGGATTCGATGTAGATGCCAAACGAAACGAAATCATTTCTGAAATTTCAGCGGCTATCAAGGAATTACAAGCAAGAGAATCTCAGTTACTTGACTACCAAAAGATGGGACTCCTAGAAAAAAACAAAGAAGTCCAAGAAAAGTCCAGGCTTGCTTACATTCGGGGTGCTTCTAACTTAGTAACTTTTTTAGAGGCGGAGAAAAACTATCTCAGTGTTCTTCGTAGTTATTATGAAATCATTTATCTCTATTACAATGCTTTGGAAGGATACAAAGCTTCTATCGGAAAGATGGATAGCTCGGAGTTTTAA
- a CDS encoding inorganic pyrophosphatase translates to MKPNYYVAHPWHGLELGPKAPDELDVFIELTPQDTVKYEIDKASGFIRVDRPQKYSNRSPTLYGFIPRTFSGEASGKHCSEVVGRPDIIGDGDPIDICVLSVNPITHGNMILTVIPIGGLRMIDKGEADDKIVAVLKGDEVFGEIKDISEVPKALVNKLHHYFLTYKLDPNSPSTGTVEITEVYDRKEAIKVIQFGIEDYIKKFVTV, encoded by the coding sequence ATGAAACCGAACTATTACGTAGCACACCCTTGGCATGGATTGGAACTGGGACCAAAGGCTCCCGATGAATTGGATGTATTCATTGAACTCACTCCTCAAGACACAGTAAAATATGAAATTGATAAAGCGTCTGGATTCATTCGAGTGGACAGACCTCAAAAGTATAGTAACCGTTCCCCAACTTTATATGGGTTCATTCCTAGAACATTTTCTGGAGAGGCTTCTGGAAAACATTGTTCGGAAGTAGTCGGAAGGCCTGATATCATTGGTGATGGAGATCCTATCGACATTTGTGTTTTAAGTGTGAATCCCATCACTCATGGAAATATGATTCTGACTGTAATTCCAATCGGGGGACTACGGATGATTGATAAGGGTGAAGCTGACGATAAAATCGTAGCGGTTTTAAAAGGGGACGAAGTGTTTGGAGAGATCAAAGACATTTCGGAAGTTCCGAAAGCTCTCGTCAACAAACTGCACCATTATTTTTTAACTTATAAGTTAGATCCAAACTCTCCATCTACAGGAACAGTAGAAATCACAGAAGTGTATGATCGTAAAGAAGCCATTAAAGTGATTCAGTTTGGGATCGAAGATTATATAAAGAAATTTGTAACTGTATGA